Proteins found in one Microcella daejeonensis genomic segment:
- a CDS encoding winged helix-turn-helix domain-containing protein gives MSLAALDTRAPHRSPAPGLRPAPPAGPAATAPGQNPRLRAVPEGTEARGFVLYVGLDEKKAAAAGIDLGRLVSELKRVAADLAPGAETHAAVALAPAGAGGRDVDVVRLALQDPAALARYRRTEPAPEKPVEGVVIDISRKRVVLDGETSPLTYKEFELLQYLVLREGRTVERAELISALWADAAEGDDVPNERTIDVHVRRLRAKLEGYEDIVRTVRGAGYRFDRHADVSIRYASTPSPDFF, from the coding sequence ATGTCTCTCGCCGCACTCGACACCCGTGCTCCCCACCGCTCGCCCGCTCCCGGGCTCCGCCCCGCGCCGCCGGCGGGCCCGGCCGCGACCGCTCCGGGGCAGAACCCGCGCCTGCGCGCCGTGCCCGAGGGCACCGAGGCGCGCGGCTTCGTGCTCTACGTCGGCCTCGACGAGAAGAAGGCGGCCGCCGCCGGCATCGACCTCGGCCGGCTCGTGAGCGAGCTCAAGCGCGTCGCCGCCGATCTCGCGCCGGGCGCCGAGACCCACGCCGCCGTCGCCCTCGCTCCCGCGGGCGCGGGCGGGCGCGATGTCGACGTCGTGCGCCTCGCCCTGCAGGATCCCGCGGCGCTCGCCCGCTACCGCCGCACCGAGCCCGCCCCCGAGAAGCCCGTCGAGGGCGTCGTGATCGACATCTCGCGCAAGCGGGTCGTGCTCGACGGCGAGACCTCGCCGCTCACGTACAAGGAGTTCGAGCTGCTGCAGTACCTGGTGCTGCGCGAGGGTCGCACCGTCGAGCGGGCCGAGCTCATCAGCGCGCTGTGGGCCGATGCGGCCGAAGGCGACGACGTGCCCAACGAGCGCACGATCGACGTGCACGTGCGCCGCCTGCGCGCGAAGCTCGAGGGCTACGAGGACATCGTGCGCACCGTGCGGGGCGCGGGGTACCGGTTCGACCGCCACGCGGACGTGTCGATCCGGTACGCCTCGACGCCCTCGCCCGACTTCTTCTAG
- the upp gene encoding uracil phosphoribosyltransferase — protein MRVHVADHPLITHKLTVLRDENTPSPTFRALTEELVTLLAYEATRDVRVEEVTIQTPVTQTTGVAISEPRPLVVPILRAGLGMLEGMVKLMPSAEVGFLGMVRNEETLEPSVYAERLPDDLSNRQCFVLDPMLATGGSLLSAIEYLFARGAQDVTCVCILAAPEGLAAIEKAVEGRDVTIVLGALDEKLNEHGYIVPGLGDAGDRLYGTVH, from the coding sequence ATGCGAGTGCATGTTGCCGACCACCCTCTGATCACCCACAAGCTCACGGTGCTCCGCGACGAGAACACGCCGTCGCCCACGTTCCGGGCCCTCACCGAGGAGCTCGTCACGCTGCTGGCCTACGAGGCCACGCGGGACGTGCGCGTCGAGGAGGTCACCATCCAGACACCCGTGACCCAGACCACGGGCGTGGCGATCAGCGAGCCGCGGCCGCTCGTCGTGCCCATCCTGCGCGCCGGGCTCGGAATGCTCGAGGGCATGGTCAAGCTCATGCCGAGCGCCGAGGTCGGGTTCCTCGGCATGGTGCGCAACGAGGAGACCCTCGAGCCGAGCGTCTACGCCGAGCGCCTTCCCGACGACCTGTCGAACCGCCAGTGCTTCGTGCTCGACCCCATGCTCGCCACCGGCGGCTCGCTGCTGTCGGCCATCGAGTACCTCTTCGCGCGCGGCGCGCAGGACGTCACCTGCGTCTGCATCCTCGCCGCGCCCGAGGGCCTCGCGGCGATCGAGAAGGCCGTCGAGGGCCGCGACGTGACGATCGTGCTCGGCGCGCTCGACGAGAAGCTCAACGAGCACGGCTACATCGTTCCGGGCCTCGGCGACGCAGGCGACCGCCTGTACGGCACGGTGCACTAG